A genomic window from Cricetulus griseus strain 17A/GY chromosome 4, alternate assembly CriGri-PICRH-1.0, whole genome shotgun sequence includes:
- the Cdk8 gene encoding cyclin-dependent kinase 8 isoform X10: MGFARLFNSPLKPLADLDPVVVTFWYRAPELLLGARHYTKAIDIWAIGCIFAELLTSEPIFHCRQEDIKTSNPYHHDQLDRIFNVMGFPADKDWEDIKKMPEHSTLMKDFRRNTYTNCSLIKYMEKHKVKPDSKAFHLLQKLLTMDPIKRITSEQAMQDPYFLEDPLPTSDVFAGCQIPYPKREFLTEEEPDDKGDKKNQQQQQGNNHTNGTGHPGNQDSGHAQGPPLKKVRVVPPTTTSGGLIMTSDYQRSNPHAAYPNPGPSTSQPQSSMGYSATSQQPPQYSHQTHRY, translated from the exons ATGGGCTTTGCCCGATTATTTAATTCACCTTTGAAGCCTTTAGCAGATTTGGATCCAGTGGTTGTAACATTCTGGTACCGAGCTCCAGAATTACTCCTTGGAGCACGACATTATACCAAAGCAATTG atatttggGCTATAGGGTGTATATTTGCAGAACTACTAACGTCAGAACCAATATTTCACTGTCGACAAGAGGACATCAAAACTAGTAACCCTTACCACCATGACCAGCTGGACAGAATATTCAATGTAATGGGATTCCCTGCAG ATAAAGATTGGGAAGATATAAAAAAGATGCCCGAACATTCAACATTAATGAAAGATTTCAGAAGAAATAC GTACACCAACTGCAGCCTTATCAAGTATATGGAAAAGCATAAAGTTAAACCTGATAGTAAAGCATTCCATTTG CTTCAGAAGTTGCTCACTATGGACCCAATAAAGCGAATTACCTCAGAGCAGGCCATGCAGGACCCCTACTTCCTAGAAGACCCACTTCCCACATCAGA TGTTTTTGCCGGTTGTCAGATCCCTTACCCCAAACGAGAATTTTTAACAGAAGAAGAACCTGATGACAAAGGAGACAAA AAgaaccagcagcagcagcagggcaaTAACCACACTAACGGAACTGGCCATCCGGGGAACCAGGACAGCGGCCACGCACAGGGGCCCCCCTTGAAAAAAGTGAGAGTTGTCCCTCCTACCACTACCTCAGGTGGACTCATCATGACCTCCGACTATCAG CGTTCCAATCCACATGCTGCTTATCCCAACCCTGGACCAAGCACATCACAACCCCAGAGCAGCATGGGATACTCAGCTACCTCCCAGCAGCCTCCACAGTACTCACATCAGACACATCGGTACTGA